One window of the Archangium primigenium genome contains the following:
- a CDS encoding DUF6918 family protein: MASLSETLTNPPKKTAVIDDCCTLIDAEVGDKGGLSGMAIKAGYAAVKGVKPGFIRHVVEDLLPEFSSALEPIYQEAVKAGKPVAPYFSANASRVADALLAITDTKANHSKSGLVKGTYEKLRGTAKKNVEAAVPRLGGLIARHTA; this comes from the coding sequence ATGGCGTCACTCAGCGAGACTCTGACCAATCCTCCCAAGAAGACGGCGGTCATCGACGACTGCTGCACGCTCATCGATGCCGAGGTCGGCGACAAGGGCGGCCTGTCGGGAATGGCCATCAAGGCGGGCTACGCCGCGGTCAAGGGCGTCAAGCCCGGCTTCATCCGCCACGTCGTGGAGGACCTCTTGCCCGAGTTCTCCTCGGCGCTGGAGCCCATCTACCAGGAGGCCGTGAAGGCGGGAAAGCCGGTGGCTCCCTACTTCTCCGCCAACGCGTCGCGCGTGGCGGACGCCCTGCTGGCCATCACCGACACCAAGGCCAACCACTCCAAGAGCGGCCTGGTGAAGGGCACCTACGAGAAGCTGCGCGGCACGGCCAAGAAGAACGTCGAGGCGGCGGTGCCTCGGCTGGGCGGCCTCATCGCCCGCCACACGGCCTGA
- a CDS encoding type 1 glutamine amidotransferase domain-containing protein: protein MARIAFIVDKDFEDSEFRVPYEEVKKAGHEAVIVGLEAGKPLKGKKGQETVSADTRVQDVRAADFDALVIPGGYSPDHLRMDIHMVGFVRDFFKADKPIAAICHAPWMFVEADIADGRTVTSFPSIKTDLINAGARWVDRQVVEDGNLITSRKPDDLEAFCAALLRQVAQGIAPRLGSPRAPEAASDQLPSIH, encoded by the coding sequence ATGGCGCGCATCGCATTCATCGTGGACAAGGACTTCGAGGACTCGGAGTTCCGCGTCCCCTACGAGGAAGTGAAGAAGGCCGGCCACGAGGCGGTCATCGTGGGTCTCGAGGCGGGCAAGCCCCTGAAGGGCAAGAAGGGCCAGGAGACCGTCTCCGCGGACACGCGCGTGCAGGACGTCCGCGCGGCCGACTTCGACGCCCTGGTGATTCCGGGCGGCTATTCGCCGGACCACCTGCGCATGGACATCCACATGGTCGGCTTCGTGCGGGACTTCTTCAAGGCGGACAAGCCCATCGCCGCCATCTGCCACGCCCCCTGGATGTTCGTGGAGGCGGACATCGCCGATGGACGCACCGTGACGTCCTTCCCCTCCATCAAGACGGACCTCATCAACGCGGGCGCGCGCTGGGTGGACCGCCAGGTGGTGGAGGACGGCAACCTCATCACCTCGCGCAAGCCGGATGACCTCGAGGCCTTCTGCGCGGCGCTCCTGCGCCAGGTCGCCCAGGGCATCGCTCCGCGGCTCGGCTCCCCGCGCGCCCCCGAGGCGGCGTCCGACCAGCTGCCCTCCATTCACTGA
- a CDS encoding RNA polymerase factor sigma-32 gives MQTSTSFSSADTLSTYLADINQYPLLTVQEEQALARRFRDGDAAAGHRLVTSNLRFVVKVSYEYRSYGIKMSDLIQEANIGLMKAVQKFDADKGIRLISYAVWWIRAYIQNYILKNWSLVKLGTTQAQRRLFFSLARTRRELEKLGSGEGNVVDAEEIARKLNVKATEVREMEQRMGGRDLSLDAPVGEEGDATHMDFVESESASQVDEVADRQQANLTRTRIQQALTRLDPRERFIIEHRVMGDSEMTLSELGEHFGFSRERARQLEIRAKDKLKAELASLMAEVGLDEAAASR, from the coding sequence ATGCAGACCTCCACCTCCTTCTCTTCTGCGGACACGCTGTCGACGTACCTGGCGGACATCAACCAGTACCCGCTGCTGACGGTGCAGGAGGAGCAGGCCCTGGCGCGTCGCTTCCGCGACGGCGACGCGGCCGCGGGCCACCGCCTGGTGACGAGCAACCTGCGCTTCGTGGTGAAGGTGTCCTACGAGTACCGCTCCTACGGCATCAAGATGTCCGACCTCATCCAGGAGGCGAACATCGGCCTGATGAAGGCGGTGCAGAAGTTCGACGCGGACAAGGGCATCCGCCTCATCTCCTACGCGGTGTGGTGGATCCGCGCGTACATCCAGAACTACATCCTCAAGAACTGGAGCCTGGTGAAGCTGGGCACCACCCAGGCCCAGCGCCGGCTGTTCTTCTCGCTGGCCCGCACGCGCCGCGAGCTGGAGAAGCTGGGCTCGGGCGAGGGCAACGTGGTGGACGCCGAGGAGATCGCCCGCAAGCTCAACGTGAAGGCCACCGAGGTGCGCGAGATGGAGCAGCGCATGGGTGGGCGGGACCTGTCGCTGGACGCGCCGGTGGGCGAGGAGGGCGACGCGACGCACATGGACTTCGTGGAGAGCGAGTCGGCCTCGCAGGTGGACGAGGTGGCCGACCGGCAGCAGGCCAACCTCACGCGCACCCGCATCCAGCAGGCGCTCACGCGGCTGGACCCGCGCGAGCGCTTCATCATCGAGCACCGGGTGATGGGCGACTCGGAGATGACGCTCAGCGAGCTGGGCGAGCACTTCGGCTTCTCGCGTGAGCGCGCGCGCCAGCTGGAGATCCGCGCCAAGGACAAGCTCAAGGCGGAGCTCGCCTCGCTCATGGCCGAGGTGGGTCTGGACGAGGCGGCGGCCAGCCGCTAA
- a CDS encoding polysaccharide biosynthesis/export family protein, whose amino-acid sequence MAKTSAKTWAVMGMVLVSGCAHRGMSQVDNTDHPYRIGREDVLDVAVWRDGDLSRTLPVRPDGFISLPMVGEVQAEGRTPTELSEQIRDSLRAYVQEPRVTVIVREVNSSRVFITGEVAHPGAYPLRGRVSILQAIALAGGFTDFADRDGIVVLRRSEKDGSTIPVSYSELVNSPEKNEPLNLRPGDTIVVP is encoded by the coding sequence ATGGCCAAGACGAGCGCGAAAACGTGGGCGGTGATGGGGATGGTCCTCGTGTCGGGTTGTGCGCACCGGGGCATGAGCCAGGTGGACAACACGGATCATCCGTACCGCATTGGCCGGGAGGATGTGCTGGACGTGGCGGTGTGGCGGGATGGGGACCTGTCGCGCACGCTGCCGGTCCGCCCGGACGGGTTCATCTCGCTGCCGATGGTGGGTGAGGTCCAGGCCGAGGGGCGCACGCCCACGGAGTTGTCCGAGCAGATCCGCGACTCGCTGCGCGCCTACGTGCAGGAGCCGCGCGTGACGGTGATCGTGCGGGAGGTGAACAGCAGCCGGGTCTTCATCACCGGCGAGGTCGCCCATCCGGGCGCCTATCCGCTGCGCGGCCGGGTGTCCATCCTGCAGGCCATCGCGCTGGCGGGAGGTTTCACGGACTTCGCGGACCGGGACGGCATCGTGGTGCTGCGCCGCTCGGAGAAGGACGGGAGCACCATCCCGGTGAGCTACAGCGAGCTCGTCAACTCGCCCGAGAAGAACGAGCCGCTCAACCTGCGCCCTGGAGACACCATCGTCGTGCCGTAG
- a CDS encoding ATP-binding protein, which translates to MSTRGEREVMGRGGAQGVATAPAAQVPAELPYRELFLALAREVPDAVFAKDIEGRYIFINEVGARYLGRPVEDILGRRDCDILSPDEVQSTLEFDRQTLLAGRTLYAEMREVMAGVPREWLSTKGVIRKPDGQVAGLFGIVRDMSNHRRGEEAQRHSEALFRAAASGSFDAFFLLRGEPAGLRLLRLNAHAERLIGQECGAAEGRMLVDLPDALFIAPLELCEQVWRTGRPHDDEVDQVLPGLGRRWFRRQLVAVGDCMTVTVRDITVQRENEIRLRLNERMASVGMLAAGVAHEINNPLAFVSSNLSFIGTELGRMALPEDDAHELREAIDEAREGAERMRLIVQSLRALSRGEQVNTHALDVHEVLESSVHLAWCKLRSRGRLLRDYGALPPVRGNSVQLAQVFTNLLINAAQALPRQGGEIRLVTRTNDAGQVVVEVHDNGCGIAREHLARVFEPFFTTKPLGEGTGLGLSISHDILKGLGGEMSVDSTMGQGSIFRVLLPTAPEDAVRQSGTPPLQHSLV; encoded by the coding sequence ATGAGCACACGTGGCGAGCGAGAGGTGATGGGTCGGGGAGGGGCGCAGGGCGTGGCCACGGCTCCAGCCGCCCAGGTCCCGGCGGAGCTGCCCTACCGGGAGCTCTTCCTCGCCCTGGCGCGCGAGGTGCCCGACGCGGTCTTCGCCAAGGACATCGAGGGCCGCTACATCTTCATCAATGAGGTGGGGGCGCGCTACCTCGGCCGGCCCGTGGAGGACATCCTCGGTCGGCGCGACTGCGACATCCTCTCGCCCGATGAGGTGCAGAGCACCCTGGAGTTCGACCGGCAGACGCTCCTGGCCGGGCGCACCCTGTACGCGGAGATGCGCGAGGTGATGGCGGGGGTGCCGCGCGAGTGGCTGTCCACCAAGGGCGTCATCCGCAAGCCGGATGGCCAGGTGGCGGGCCTGTTCGGCATCGTCCGGGACATGTCCAACCACCGGCGCGGCGAGGAGGCCCAGCGCCACAGCGAGGCCCTGTTCCGCGCGGCGGCCAGCGGCAGCTTCGACGCCTTCTTCCTCTTGCGCGGCGAGCCCGCGGGCCTGCGGCTGCTGCGGCTCAACGCCCATGCCGAGCGCCTGATCGGCCAGGAGTGCGGCGCGGCCGAGGGCCGCATGCTGGTCGACCTCCCTGATGCCCTCTTCATCGCGCCGCTGGAGCTGTGCGAGCAGGTGTGGCGGACGGGCCGGCCCCATGACGACGAGGTGGATCAGGTGCTGCCCGGGCTGGGTCGGCGCTGGTTCCGCCGGCAGCTGGTCGCGGTGGGCGACTGCATGACCGTCACCGTGCGCGACATCACCGTCCAGCGCGAGAACGAGATCCGCCTGCGGCTCAACGAGCGCATGGCCTCGGTGGGCATGCTCGCCGCGGGCGTGGCGCACGAGATCAACAACCCCCTGGCCTTCGTCTCCAGCAACCTGAGCTTCATCGGCACGGAGCTGGGCCGCATGGCGCTGCCCGAGGACGACGCCCACGAGCTGCGCGAGGCCATCGACGAGGCGCGCGAGGGCGCCGAGCGCATGCGGCTCATCGTGCAGAGCCTCCGGGCCCTGTCGCGGGGCGAGCAGGTGAACACCCATGCCCTGGATGTCCACGAGGTGCTGGAGAGTTCGGTGCACCTGGCGTGGTGCAAGCTGCGCAGCCGCGGCCGGCTCCTGCGGGACTACGGCGCGCTGCCCCCGGTGCGTGGCAACTCCGTGCAGCTGGCGCAGGTCTTCACCAACCTGCTCATCAACGCCGCGCAGGCCCTGCCCCGGCAGGGCGGGGAGATCCGCCTGGTGACGCGCACCAACGACGCGGGCCAGGTGGTGGTGGAGGTGCACGACAACGGGTGCGGCATCGCCCGCGAACACCTGGCGCGGGTCTTCGAGCCCTTCTTCACCACCAAGCCCCTGGGCGAGGGCACGGGCCTGGGGCTGTCCATCAGCCACGACATCCTCAAGGGCCTGGGCGGAGAGATGTCCGTGGACAGCACCATGGGGCAGGGGAGCATCTTCCGGGTCCTGTTGCCCACGGCCCCGGAAGACGCGGTGCGCCAGTCGGGCACGCCCCCGTTGCAACACTCCCTGGTCTGA